A genomic window from Lasioglossum baleicum chromosome 7, iyLasBale1, whole genome shotgun sequence includes:
- the Olf186-m gene encoding ki-ras-induced actin-interacting protein-IP3R-interacting domain olf186-M isoform X3 → MFLIHQQLTHLAYTVLFDCSSLPHKLVRDPSLQSDSSHCSSVESLLELRKADPEAILLGLGFGGCSGSPQENGSLSRIPKRFLQPSKLKGIAINDFVKHQQETSESIDSVSLGYRGLTGSPYVAPSEIVQKIMQRLREHESHEHDPYAMYNSYEQYSPFPQSGTLSVLSPDNRQFLERPRSKSPDMRNKRMIIGQKSFAFGHDGDLIEINPSDVKRTCEDNLNNDPNSTERSRISRNFENTNVDNDKGFEGMTIQEIDKIVLKKSSFDNSIEFCDDNIAESLETYTEHVNIQNANSEDDIDCKEDAAFLNTALLNYSDIRRASDGFCDTKQYVENSSMEHARRHSDSFVHAVENGSNETILSQRRKTLRRQARINDIDAINYCTSKTCISDTTEEKVINSQEKIDIGEHSKNTRVKSLQKIDESIKSKNRDESCGKHCNAMPRKIDDSTRCIDDSLDEESQQHNVSKHYVEKSQSLRQTCIDSGEGTTNCCCCRSGSTKYWKKMDKIIQENKNFEKIVKKNRREMAEIREMLSSVLSVRLEPGF, encoded by the exons TTTACAGTCTGATAGCAGTCATTGTAGCAGCGTGGAAAGCTTGTTAGAACTGAGGAAAGCAGATCCAGAAGCTATTTTACTTGGCCTAGGATTTGGTGGCTGTTCAGGCAGCCCTCAAGAGAATGGTTCCCTTTCCCGAATACCAAAAAGGTTTTTACAACCGTCGAAGCTCAAAGGCATAGCCATTAATGATTTTGTGAAGCACCAACAAGAAACTAGCGAATCTATTGATTCTGTATCTTTAGGATATCGAGGATTAACAG gtTCACCATACGTAGCACCTTCAGAAATTGTACAAAAAATTATGCAACGTTTACGAGAACATGAAAGCCATGAACACGATCCATACGCGATGTACAATTCTTACGAGCAGTATAGTCCATTTCCACAAAGTGGTACGCTTTCCGTACTGTCGCCGGATAATAGACAATTTTTGGAGAGGCCACGATCGAAAAGCCCTGATATGCGTAATAAACGCATGATTATCG GACAAAAGTCTTTTGCGTTTGGACATGACGGGGACCTAATTGAAATCAATCCTTCCGATGTGAAGAGAACGTGCGAAGACAATCTAAACAATGATCCTAATTCTACCGAAAGATCACGAATATCTAGGAATTTCGAGAACACGAACGTAGATAATGATAAAGGGTTTGAAGGTATGACCATCCAAGAAATAGACAAGATAGTACTAAAGAAATCATCGTTTGACAACAGCATAGAATTTTGTGACGATAACATTGCGGAATCACTGGAGACATATACAGAGCATGTAAATATACAAAACGCAAACTCGGAGGATGATATTGATTGCAAAGAGGATGCCGCCTTCTTAAATACAGCATTACTAAATTACTCTGATATTCGACGAGCTAGCGATGGATTTTGCGATACGAAACAGTACGTAGAGAATTCATCAATGGAGCATGCTAGGAGACACAGCGATAGTTTTGTTCACGCGGTTGAGAATGGCAGTAACGAGACGATTTTATCACAAAGAAGAAAAACCTTGAGACGCCAGGCTAGAATAAATGATATAGATGCGATCAATTATTGTACTTCGAAAACGTGTATTTCGGATACAACGGAAGAGAAAGTAATAAACTCGCAGGAAAAGATAGATATCGGCGAACACAGTAAGAACACTCGAGTGAAATCACTCCAAAAGATCGATGAAAGTATAAAATCAAAAAATAGAGACGAAAGTTGCGGTAAACATTGTAATGCGATGCCAAGAAAAATAGATGATTCAACTCGATGTATAGATGATAGTTTAGACGAAGAGAGTCAACAACATAATGTCAGTAAACACTATGTAGAAAAAAGTCAGTCCTTAAGACAAACGTGTATCGATAGTGGAGAGGGTACAACAAATTGTTGTTGTTGCCGATCTGGTTCTACGAAGTATTGGAAAAAAatggacaaaattattcaagaGAATAAGAATTTTGAGAAGATAGTGAAAAAAAATAGAAGGGAAATGGCGGAGATTCGTGAAATGTTGAGCAGTGTATTATCCGTACGGTTGGAACCTGGTTTCTGA